In Frederiksenia canicola, the sequence AAGATAGTCGATTGGGGTGTTTTCGATCAATGTGGTATCACGAGCGGGATCGCAGCGGGTCGTGATTGCCCAGATCACATCTTTCCAATCGCGAGCATTCACATCATCATCACACACAATCACAAATTTGGTGTACATAAATTGGCGTAAAAACGACCATACCCCCATCATCACTCGTTTGGCGTGTCCTGCGTACTGTTTTTTGATCGTCACTACCGCTAAGCGATAAGAGCAGCCTTCAGGTGGCAGATAAAAGTCGACAATTTCAGGGAACTGTTTTTGCAAAATCGGGATAAAGACTTCATTCAACGCTTCACCGAGTACTGCTGGCTCATCGGGCGGGCGACCTGTGTAGGTCGAATGATAGATCGCATCTTTTCGCATGGTCATGTGGGTGACGGTGAACACGGGGAAATATTCCTGTTCATTATAATAGCCCGTATGGTCGCCATAAGGGCCTTCAAGTGCGGTTTCTTGCGGGTCGATATAGCCTTCTAACACAATTTCGGCACTGGCAGGCACTTCAAGAGAATTGCTTCGCGATTTTACCACTTCGGTTTTATTGCCCCGTAATAGCCCCGCGAACGCATATTCGGAAAGGCTGTCAGGAATGGGGGTTACTGCCGCTAAAATCGTGGCGGGATCGGCTCCCAATGCCACCGAAACAGGAAACGGCTCGTTCGGGTGAGCTTCTTTCCACTCTTGGAAATCCAAGGCTCCGCCTCGGTGGGAAAGCCAGCGCATAATCAGTTTGTTTTTGCCGATCAGTTGTTGCCGGTAAATCCCCAAATTTTGCCGTTTTTTGTACGGACCTTGGGTAATCGTCAGTCCCCAAGTGATCAGCGGTGCGACATCGCCTTGCCAGCAGTGCATAATCGGCAGTTGGTAGAGATCAACCTCATCGCCCGACAGCACGATTTGCTGACAATCTGCTTTGCTCAACACTTTGCTCGGCATATTCAGCACCTGTTTCCACTGTGGAATTTGTCCGATCAGCTCTTTAAAACCTTTCGGCGGTTCAGGCTCTTTTAAGAACGCCAGCAGTTTGCCGAGCTCTCGCAACGCCGAAACATCAGGCTGTCCCATTCCCATTGCAACCCGTTCTGGCGTGCCAAATAAATTGCACAACACTGGCATTTTGTAGCCTTTAGGGTTCTCAAATAGCAATGCTGGTCCACCCATTCGCAAGGTGCGGTCAGCGATTTCGGTCATTTCTAAATAAGGATCAATTTCGTGGCAGATGCGTTTTAGCTCGCCTTTTTGTTCCAGTAAATCAAGAAAATCTCGCAGGTTTTTGTATTTCATTGTTTTATCCTTCCATTTACAAAAATTATAGCAAATTTGACCGCTTACAAGCGGTCTGATTTCGGCAAAATTTTGCAAATCTGTTTTGTACTTAAATAACCATAAAAAAATTATAGAAATATCTTGCCGTTCTGCTAAAATCTCGCCACTTTACCGAACAGGAGAATGAACTATGTTAAAAAGAACCGCGTTAAGCCTTGCTTTATTAGGGGCAACGGCAGTTGCGAATGCCAATGTATTAACTACTGTGAAACCGCTTGGTTTTATCGCCAATGCCATCACCGATGGGGTAACCGAAACCAATGTGTTGTTACCGATGAGTGCATCACCACACGATTATAATTTGAAACCGTCTGATGTTGAGCAGCTTAAATCTGCCCAACTTGTAGTTTGGGTAGGTGATGATATGGAAACCTTTTTAGAGAAAAGTATCGATAAGTTGCCAAAAGAAAAAGTACTGACCTTGCAAGATGTGGAAGCCATTGAACAAATCGTTGATGCAGCAAAAGAGCATGATCACGATGATGATCATAAGGATCACAAAGATCATAAACACGAACATAAGCACAAACATGCACATAAACATCACGATCATGCTCATGAAGGGCACGACCATCATCACGATGAAGATTGGCACATCTGGCTTTCGCCAACAGCAAGTGAACATATTGCCACACAAATTGCGGAGCGTTTGAGCCAACAAATGCCAGAGAAAAAAGCGAAAATTGAAGCCAATTTAGCCGATTTCAAAGCGGCGTTAGCGAAGAAGAATGGTGAAATTACCCAACAACTTGCCACCGCAAAAGGCAAAGGTTACTACACTTTCCACGATGCTTATGGACATTTTGAGCGGGCCTATGGTTTGGAGTCGCTTGGTTCATTTACTATCAACCCAACCATTGCTCCAGGAGCGAAGACGTTAAATTCAATTAAGAAAAATATCCAAAAACACAAAGCACAATGCTTATTTGCAGAACCGCAATTCACCCCAAAAGTGATCGAGAGTTTAAGCAAAGGCACGGCGACAAAAGTTGGTCAGCTTGACCCGCTTGGCGAAAAAGTAGCAATGGGCAAAGATGCTTATACACAATTCCTGCAAGCGGTAGCAGATGAGTTTAGCAACTGTTTAAGTAAGTAATGGCTAAATAGCCCCGTTTATCGGGGCTATTTACGTTAAAGCAGTGGGCTAGAAAGGTAAAACAGTTTTTCTGTAATGCGTTGATAGACCGGACGTTTAGCCCATTTTTCAGCATCAATTTGAACAGAAGCCTTGATATAGTCATGTTGCAACAAGCTCACTTGTTTGGCAAAGTCTTTATCATCAACAATCATTGTCACTTCAAAATTCAGTAGAAAACTGCGAATGTCCATATTGACTGAGCCGATAAGCACTAAGCGATCGTCAATCACGATACTTTTAGTATGTAGTAATCCTTGCTCAAAGCGATAAATTTCTACCCCAGTTTCAAGTAATTCATCAAAGAAATAGCGACTTGCCCACTCGACCATCGTGGAGTCATTGCGTTCAGGCACAATGATTCTAACTTCGACTCCCCTTAATGCCGCATTTTCTAATGCACTGGCAATTTCAGGGCTTGGCACAAAATAAGGTGTGGTAATTACAATACTATTACGGGCAGAGTAAATTGCAGTTGCTAAGGCTCTTGGCATCAGTTCTTTATTTTCATTCGGACCAGAAGGCAGAATCTGCACGGCGTGTTGGTTATCCATTTCTACAGGCAGGAGCTTTTCATCGGGAAGGGAGGGAAGGGCATCAATTTCTTCTTCAATTTGCCAATCCCAAGAGTGCAATGCGGCGAGTATTGTTGAAACAGGGCCGTTAATTCTCACCATTACGTCAATCCACTGTCCAACATCTTGATCTTGTTTGAAATAGGCAGGATCAACCATATTCATACTGCCTGTATAAGCAATGTGATTGTCGATAACGATAATTTTGCGGTGTTGACGTAAGTCGATTCGGCTTAAAAAAACTCGCCATAATTTCACTTTCAGAGCTTCCGCAATTTCAATCCCATGACTTCGCATCGTATGATAATGTTCACTTCCAATAAAATCAGCACTTCCAACCGCATCTAATAGGATTTGAACTTTTACACCACGTTGTGCAGCCTGTTGTAAGGCAATAGCAACTTCATCGACCATTCCCCCATTGTGCCAAATATAAAAAATCATACGAATTTCTGTTTGGGCTTGATGAATGTCTCGAATGATTTGTCGCATAATGGTATCAGGAGAAGAAAATAGTTTTAATTCATTTCCTGCGATACAAGGAATTTGTAATTGTCTTTGACAGAGTTCAAAGAGAGCCAGATAACGACCTGACATGTTTTGGCGTAGCAAGTGCGGCTGTTGTTCAAGCTGTGTAAACCACTGTTGGTAAGTAGGGGCTAGTTTTTGTGCTTTTTCCGCATGCTTACGTCCAAGCGTAATTTCACCAAACAGTAAGTAAATAATTAAACCCACAATTGGTAGCAGATAAATCAACATAATCCATGAGATTGTGGCGGAGTTGGATTGCTTTTTAGTGAGTAAACGTAATGTGACAGTCGCAATCGCAAACCAGAAAAGTAGTGGAGAAACAATGGAGGCGATCTGTGTGACGGTAATATTCATGTTTAGTCCAATTTCAATTTAATCAACAGAGGGTTATGATCTGAGCTTTCTGTTTCAAGTGTTGTTGCATCTAGAACCGAAAGTCCTTTTACAAAAATATGATCTAATGGATTGTTCATAAAGTGAAGTCGGACATCTGGTGAAAAACTGACGGGTCTAAAGTGATGTTTATTTGCGAGTTCTTCGACTAAACGCAGACGTCGTTTGTTCCAAGTATTGAAGTCGCCAGCTAAAATAATTGGACCTTGGTGTGTTGCTATTAAGTTAAAGGCTTCAGTTAATTGTTGTTGGTAGTTAGTAGGATTCCACTCAAAATTGACTAAATGTAAATTAACTACAAGCAGCGATTTTCCATTTAGCAATGGGTAAGTTGTTGCGACCCCCACTTTAGGCAGTTTTATCCAAGGCTCTTTTGTTGCACTAGCACAATAAGTTTGTGGTGCAAATTTTGCAAGAGTACCTACACCAGAAAAAGTATTGTGATAAGCAAAGCTTACGGCATAAACGAAATAAGGAAAGTGTTTTTCAAGCAGTTTTTCTAGATGTTGCTGGCTACTAATCTCTTGTAACAACAAGAGGTCTGCGTTATGTGAAAGAGTATGTAAAGTATCTTGCCAGCCAGCATCTTGTCCTTTATGAATATTCCAAACTAATAGTTGAAATTCAGACTGATTAAGCACTTCCGTTTGTTGTTCTGCATGATAGCAGTCAGTGATATCACTCCGCTTTTTTAGTGCATAATTGACCTGATTCGTAGAGAAAAATGTTGTTTTAGGTGGGCTAAACATCGTAAATGCAATGAGAAAGTAGCCCCCTAAAACGAGAAAAATTGCCACCAAAATCACAATGGTTTTTTTTAATTTCGACATTTCTTTTTCTCTAAGAACATTTATCAATTATTCAAAATATCAACAACAGCCAGTGCAGCTTGCGCATCGGCATTGCACTGGATTTGCTGATGAAGTTCAGTAAAACGCTGTTTTAACGCATTTTGCTGTTTGCGATGCTCTGGATCATCTGACAAATAAACGCTCAGTTGTTTAGCCAAGTTTTCAGGATTGCATTCATCTTGAATTAATTCAGGTACAAGCGGTGAGTTTGCGAGTAAATTTGGCAAAGAAATATAGTCAGTTTTTACTAATTTTTTCGCCAGCCAATAGGTTGTTGGTTTCATTTTATAACCTACAACCATTGGGGACTTACATAACATAGCTTCCAATGCTGCGGTTCCCGATGCGAGTAAAGTGGCTTCTGCTGCGATCATGGCTGAGCGAGCATTACCTTTAAGAATATGTACTTCAAGATCGGGGGCAACTTCTGCTTTGATAGCTTCAAATTGGGCGATACGGCTATCATTAACCAGAGGCACGAGAAATTGCAAGTGAGGAAATTGTGCTTTGAGTAATTTTGCTGTTTGTAAGAACGGCTCACTCAAAAAGCCTACTTCGCTACCACGACTCCCCACTAACATTGCCAAATAATGTTGATTTTCATCTATGTTTAGTCGCTCGCAGGCTTCTTTACGGCTTGGTTTAAGTGGAATCGCATCTGCCATGGTATGTCCAACAAAACGGCAAGGTACGTTGAATTTATCGTAAAACGCCTTTTCAAAGGGGAGAAACGCTAGAACAAGATCCGTTGCACGGGCAATTTTATGTACCCGATTTTGCCGCCATGCCCACACCGATGGGCTAACATAATGAATGGTTTTAATGCCATTGGCTTTGAGCTTTTCTTCTACACCGATGTTGAAATCAGGAGCATCGATACCGATGAAAATATCAGGTTTTAGCTCAAGCATCGTGTCGATCACTTGCTTGCGGCGTTTGAGCAAGCGGGGCAAGTGTTTTACCACTTCTGCCAGCCCCATTACAGCCAGTTCTTCCATATCAAACAGTGTCTCACAGCCTGCGTGGAGCATCTGCTCCCCCGCTACGCCGATAAAACGAGCATTTGGATAGTGAACTTTCAAAGCTGAAATCAGGCCTGCACCTAAAATATCACCAGAAACTTCACCTGCCACAATGGCAATTAGAGGAGAATTTGTCATTAATTTTTCCTTTCCACAGGATCCCATTGATTCAATTTTTAAACGATATGTAATTCTACACGCCAATTGAAGTAAATGTGATGTATAATTCGACTAGAATAACTTATTTTTTACATTCTTTTCCGGAGAACATTATGAAAAAAGACCTTTTTGTTTTATCTGCACTTGCATTAGCAACGGCATCTTCTCAAGCATACACGTTATTAGAGAGCAAAGAAACAGGAACGAAAATTGACCTTACTGGTTCCGCTCGTTTAGTGTGGAAAAGCACCTCAGAAAAAGTTCATGCGAATGGTGAAACCCATAAAGAACATATTAATCACGCCGTTGCGAATAACGGCACACGTTTTGGTTTTAAACTCAAACAAGAATTTGATGAAGACTTTTATGCATTAGGGCGAGTGGAATGGCGTTTCCGTGGTAAGGCACCTTCACAACACGATTTTGATGACATTTATACTCGTCAATTGTATGCAGGAATCGGTAGCTACACTTTTGGTGAATTGACGTATGGTCATCAATTTACCATTGCTGATGAAGTTAAGCAGACAGATTTAGGTAATACGTTAAGTTTGAGTGATGGCTTACTTAATGGCTTTGAACGTAAATCTATCCAATATGTTTACAACGTCATTGATGGTTTAAAATTTGGTGGTTTCTACGGCGATCACAGCAAGCGTAGTAGCAACGGTCTCGACCGTAAAAATAAACGTAAAGATGTGATGGGTGCAGGGGTAATTTATGATTATAAATTTGCCGATAACCAACACGCACGTTTTGGTACAGGTATGACCCGTGAGCGTTCATTTAATCGTGATCATAGCTTATTTAACTACACTGCCTACTCGTTTGGTACCGCTTACACTTATGGTAAAACGACCGTTGGTCTCGATTTAGAACGCGGTGAAACCAAAAACAAAGGTATTATTGGTAATAAAGATGTTCAGAAAGAAGTCCGTACGGTGCTTGAATACAAATTCATACCTGAATTGCGTGCTTACACCATGTACGCCTATAAAATGAATACACGTAATGTGGTAAATAGCCGCAAACAAGAAAATAAAACGCATCAATTTATGGTAGGAACGGAGTATTACTTTATTCCTAAATATGTGAAAGGTTTCGTTGAAGCTGCAACAAGCCGCACTAAGCAGAATATCAGTGGTGCAAATTCAAGCAAAACACGTGATAACGTTGTTGCTATTGGTGTACGTGCTTATTGGTAATAACAAGCGGTCAGATCCCGCAACTTTTTTGCAAAAGTGGTCAAGAAATTGACCACTTTTATATTTTTTCGCAGTTACTTCTTCACTAAGAATAATACTGCATCCACATAGCGTTTCACGAATTCACTGGTGGACCCCACATCGGAAAAGCCTTCGGCGTTGATTTGGTATTGTCCATTGACGAAAAATGCAGGGACGCCACGCACTTTAAATTCTTCCACACCTTGTTTTTGTTTATTGACTAAACCATTAACCGCAAAGCTGTCGATGCCACCGTCAAATTGTTCTGCAGTGACGCCGTGGTTTAAAAAAATCGCACGAATATCGTCCATGGATTTCAATGCATCTTTCTGGGCGGCTTCAAACAACGCGGATTTGACTTTATCTTCTACGCCTAACGCCATCGCTAATGCCCACGCACGGGTTAAGTTTTCTGATTGACGACCTAAAAAATTAACGTGATATTGCACCAATGTCGCATCTTGTGGTAAACCATCTTTGATCGCCGCAGGGATTTTGTAACTCATCTCAAAATCGTAGCAGTGCGGGCAGTAGAATGAGAAAAACTCTACGACTTCTTTTTGTGCCGATGGCACTTGGCGGATTTGGCTGTATTCTTTACCCTCGTTGAAATCTGCTGCGATCACGCTGCTATTGACAGCGAAAAGCGCGGAAAGGGCGATAAACGTGCTTTTTAATGCTAATTTTTTCATTGTTACCTCAATATAAATGAATGCTGCTTTTGGACAACGTTAGTCCTGTAAAATTCCACGTGCTTTGAGTAAAGCGGTTTTAAAATCGTCTTCGTAATCTTTTTTTAAACCAGGGATCACTTCTGTTTTGTCTTTGCCCCGCATTTTGAGCTGATAAATCAGCACTTCATCACGCAACGCCTCTAAATTGTTCGGCTCACCTACCTCTTCAGCGATTTTATGTAATAAATCAAGTAGATGCAGATCGGGCTCATTTCGCCAGTGTTCACCCAGTAGTTCAAGGACTTCGTCTAAACGTTTACATTTCATTTTGTTACCTAAAAAATTTGGAAAAAACTGGGCGAAATCATATACTTTTAGTTCGCATTTTGCAAAAACAAGGGAAAAAAATGGCACAAATAAATTCAGTGACGGCAGTGATTTTATCAGGCGGTTTAGCTCGCCGTTTTGGCGGGGTGGAAAAGGGCTTACAGCGGTTTAATGGCAAGCCGATGATTTCCCATATTATTGAGCGACTTTCTCCACAGGTTTGCAAAATTGTGTTGAATATCAACCGTTTGCATGATGTGTATCACGCTCAATATCCTGATATTCCAACCTACTCAGACGATCTTGATGGCTTTCAAGGGGCGTTAAGTGGAATGCTGTCGGGCTTTCGACAGTTGGAAGGTGATTATCTGCTGTTTGTGTCGTGCGATAGCCCCTTCGTGCCAACCAATTTAGTACAAAAACTGGCAACTGCCTTGCGAATTAACGATGCTCAAATCGCTTACGCCCACGATGGCGAGAAAGCTCACCCAACTTTTGCCCTTATTCACCGTTCAATTTCACCTGCGTTGGCGGATTATTTAGCTCAAGGCGAACGCCGTCTGCTGCAGTTTTTTCAATCGCAAAAGAGTGTGGCGGTGGATTTCTCCGAACAGCCCGATGCCTTTCAAAATTTCAATAGTGCCGAGCAACTGGCAAGCGGTCAGATTTCGGTAAAATTTTGCAAACCGCTACTGGCGATAACGGGCTACAGTGGTACGGGTAAAACCACATTGTTGGAAAAATTGATCCCCGCTCTCAAGCAAAAAGGCGTACAGGTGGGGCTGATTAAACATTCACATCATCATGTTGATGTGGATAAAGCGGGCAAAGACAGCCACCGTCTGCGCTTAGCGGGGGCGAATCCCACGATGATTGTGTGCGATCAACGCTGGGCAATGATGGTGGAAACAGATGAGCTTGCCGATTTTCAGCATTTAACTGAGCAATTTCGCGATCAAAA encodes:
- the cls gene encoding cardiolipin synthase, whose protein sequence is MTVTQIASIVSPLLFWFAIATVTLRLLTKKQSNSATISWIMLIYLLPIVGLIIYLLFGEITLGRKHAEKAQKLAPTYQQWFTQLEQQPHLLRQNMSGRYLALFELCQRQLQIPCIAGNELKLFSSPDTIMRQIIRDIHQAQTEIRMIFYIWHNGGMVDEVAIALQQAAQRGVKVQILLDAVGSADFIGSEHYHTMRSHGIEIAEALKVKLWRVFLSRIDLRQHRKIIVIDNHIAYTGSMNMVDPAYFKQDQDVGQWIDVMVRINGPVSTILAALHSWDWQIEEEIDALPSLPDEKLLPVEMDNQHAVQILPSGPNENKELMPRALATAIYSARNSIVITTPYFVPSPEIASALENAALRGVEVRIIVPERNDSTMVEWASRYFFDELLETGVEIYRFEQGLLHTKSIVIDDRLVLIGSVNMDIRSFLLNFEVTMIVDDKDFAKQVSLLQHDYIKASVQIDAEKWAKRPVYQRITEKLFYLSSPLL
- the lpxB gene encoding lipid-A-disaccharide synthase, which translates into the protein MTNSPLIAIVAGEVSGDILGAGLISALKVHYPNARFIGVAGEQMLHAGCETLFDMEELAVMGLAEVVKHLPRLLKRRKQVIDTMLELKPDIFIGIDAPDFNIGVEEKLKANGIKTIHYVSPSVWAWRQNRVHKIARATDLVLAFLPFEKAFYDKFNVPCRFVGHTMADAIPLKPSRKEACERLNIDENQHYLAMLVGSRGSEVGFLSEPFLQTAKLLKAQFPHLQFLVPLVNDSRIAQFEAIKAEVAPDLEVHILKGNARSAMIAAEATLLASGTAALEAMLCKSPMVVGYKMKPTTYWLAKKLVKTDYISLPNLLANSPLVPELIQDECNPENLAKQLSVYLSDDPEHRKQQNALKQRFTELHQQIQCNADAQAALAVVDILNN
- the znuA gene encoding zinc ABC transporter substrate-binding protein ZnuA: MLKRTALSLALLGATAVANANVLTTVKPLGFIANAITDGVTETNVLLPMSASPHDYNLKPSDVEQLKSAQLVVWVGDDMETFLEKSIDKLPKEKVLTLQDVEAIEQIVDAAKEHDHDDDHKDHKDHKHEHKHKHAHKHHDHAHEGHDHHHDEDWHIWLSPTASEHIATQIAERLSQQMPEKKAKIEANLADFKAALAKKNGEITQQLATAKGKGYYTFHDAYGHFERAYGLESLGSFTINPTIAPGAKTLNSIKKNIQKHKAQCLFAEPQFTPKVIESLSKGTATKVGQLDPLGEKVAMGKDAYTQFLQAVADEFSNCLSK
- a CDS encoding endonuclease/exonuclease/phosphatase family protein, whose amino-acid sequence is MSKLKKTIVILVAIFLVLGGYFLIAFTMFSPPKTTFFSTNQVNYALKKRSDITDCYHAEQQTEVLNQSEFQLLVWNIHKGQDAGWQDTLHTLSHNADLLLLQEISSQQHLEKLLEKHFPYFVYAVSFAYHNTFSGVGTLAKFAPQTYCASATKEPWIKLPKVGVATTYPLLNGKSLLVVNLHLVNFEWNPTNYQQQLTEAFNLIATHQGPIILAGDFNTWNKRRLRLVEELANKHHFRPVSFSPDVRLHFMNNPLDHIFVKGLSVLDATTLETESSDHNPLLIKLKLD
- a CDS encoding porin; the encoded protein is MKKDLFVLSALALATASSQAYTLLESKETGTKIDLTGSARLVWKSTSEKVHANGETHKEHINHAVANNGTRFGFKLKQEFDEDFYALGRVEWRFRGKAPSQHDFDDIYTRQLYAGIGSYTFGELTYGHQFTIADEVKQTDLGNTLSLSDGLLNGFERKSIQYVYNVIDGLKFGGFYGDHSKRSSNGLDRKNKRKDVMGAGVIYDYKFADNQHARFGTGMTRERSFNRDHSLFNYTAYSFGTAYTYGKTTVGLDLERGETKNKGIIGNKDVQKEVRTVLEYKFIPELRAYTMYAYKMNTRNVVNSRKQENKTHQFMVGTEYYFIPKYVKGFVEAATSRTKQNISGANSSKTRDNVVAIGVRAYW
- the dsbA gene encoding thiol:disulfide interchange protein DsbA gives rise to the protein MKKLALKSTFIALSALFAVNSSVIAADFNEGKEYSQIRQVPSAQKEVVEFFSFYCPHCYDFEMSYKIPAAIKDGLPQDATLVQYHVNFLGRQSENLTRAWALAMALGVEDKVKSALFEAAQKDALKSMDDIRAIFLNHGVTAEQFDGGIDSFAVNGLVNKQKQGVEEFKVRGVPAFFVNGQYQINAEGFSDVGSTSEFVKRYVDAVLFLVKK
- a CDS encoding YihD family protein, which codes for MKCKRLDEVLELLGEHWRNEPDLHLLDLLHKIAEEVGEPNNLEALRDEVLIYQLKMRGKDKTEVIPGLKKDYEDDFKTALLKARGILQD
- the mobA gene encoding molybdenum cofactor guanylyltransferase MobA, which codes for MAQINSVTAVILSGGLARRFGGVEKGLQRFNGKPMISHIIERLSPQVCKIVLNINRLHDVYHAQYPDIPTYSDDLDGFQGALSGMLSGFRQLEGDYLLFVSCDSPFVPTNLVQKLATALRINDAQIAYAHDGEKAHPTFALIHRSISPALADYLAQGERRLLQFFQSQKSVAVDFSEQPDAFQNFNSAEQLASGQISVKFCKPLLAITGYSGTGKTTLLEKLIPALKQKGVQVGLIKHSHHHVDVDKAGKDSHRLRLAGANPTMIVCDQRWAMMVETDELADFQHLTEQFRDQNVDLILVEGFKHEGLPKIQLHRQDLDKPLPELDEFTIATATDYPLERENRLDINNIEQISDFVSRYLQNFCRN
- the ubiD gene encoding 4-hydroxy-3-polyprenylbenzoate decarboxylase, whose translation is MKYKNLRDFLDLLEQKGELKRICHEIDPYLEMTEIADRTLRMGGPALLFENPKGYKMPVLCNLFGTPERVAMGMGQPDVSALRELGKLLAFLKEPEPPKGFKELIGQIPQWKQVLNMPSKVLSKADCQQIVLSGDEVDLYQLPIMHCWQGDVAPLITWGLTITQGPYKKRQNLGIYRQQLIGKNKLIMRWLSHRGGALDFQEWKEAHPNEPFPVSVALGADPATILAAVTPIPDSLSEYAFAGLLRGNKTEVVKSRSNSLEVPASAEIVLEGYIDPQETALEGPYGDHTGYYNEQEYFPVFTVTHMTMRKDAIYHSTYTGRPPDEPAVLGEALNEVFIPILQKQFPEIVDFYLPPEGCSYRLAVVTIKKQYAGHAKRVMMGVWSFLRQFMYTKFVIVCDDDVNARDWKDVIWAITTRCDPARDTTLIENTPIDYLDFASPVAGLGSKMGIDATNKWAGETTREWGTPIVKNPDIVKRVDDIWEELGISK